DNA sequence from the Bacteroidia bacterium genome:
CTGCATCTTGCTGGTTTCCTACTATTGATAGCCCTAACCAAAGAAGTGCACATGATATTTACCTTACCGTAGATAAAAAATACACTACCTTGTCTAATGGTATTTTAGTAGAGCAAAAAGAAGAGGGAAATTGGCGCACAGACCACTGGCAGCAAAAAGTCCCTATTGCTCCTTACTTATTCATGATTGCGGTAGGCGAATTTTACATTACCAAAGACAAATGGCGTAATATAGAAGTAAATTATTACCTTGAAAAAGATTATCATCCTTATGCCAAAGCTATATTTGGTGATACCCCTGAAATGATTGAGTTCTTTTCCAACAGATTAGGCGTAGAATATCCCTGGGACAAGTATCATCAAATTGTAGTGCGGGATTATGTTTCAGGAGCAATGGAAAATGTGGGCGCTGTAATTCATGGAGAATTTGTCCAAAAAGATGATAGAGCACTTTTGGATGAACACCCGTTTGACATTATTGCTCATGAATTATTTCATCATTGGTTTGGGGATCTAGTTACTTGCGAAAGCTGGTCTAATTTACCCTTGAATGAAAGTTTTGCTACCTACGGGGAATATCTATGGAGAGAGTACAAATATGGTAGAATGTCTGCAGATGCCCATTTAGAAGAAGATTTATTACAATATCTTCAAGAAGCGCAGAGTAAAAGAGAGCCTTTGATACGCTACCATTATGATTACAGAGAAGACATGTTTGATGCGCACTCTTATCAAAAAGGTGGATTAGTACTGCACATGTTGCGTCACACTGTGGGCGATAAAGCCTTTTTCAAAGCTTTACAACTTTATCTTGAAAAAAATAAGTTCAAAAGTGTAGAGATACATGATTTGCGCCTAGCTTTTGAAGAAGTTACAGGAGAAGACTTAAACTGGTTTTTTGATCAGTGGTTTCTTCAACGCGGGCATCCTGAAATTATCATTCAGTATGGATATGATGATAACAAAAAGGTTGCTATGGTGCGCCTACATCAGGTACAAGATGAAAGATATTTCCCAAAAGCATACCGCTTAAAAAGCTTTGTAGATATGTATTTTGAGCAAGGAAAAGTCAAGAATCGTATTCCTGTGGATATTTTTACCCGAGATACTATCGTCGAAATACCCTGTGAAAAAAAACCCGAGTACATCACGTTTGACCCTGAAAACACGCTTTTGATGCATATTCGTGAAGATTATACTAATGAAGACTATCGCTACATTTTACGCCATGATCCCACTTTTAGAAACCGCTTCAATGCAATGCGCCATTTAGATTTGTCAGAATACGAAGCTGCTGAACCTGAAATTTTTATGACATTATCCGATTCTACTTCGGAAGAGCTTCGGTACCAAGCTATCCATGAATATGCTTTTGAAAAAGATGGAAAAACTTTTGTCTATAAAGGTAAAAACAAGGATAATGTAATAGCCAAACTCAAAGAGATTGCACAAAAAGACAAATCTGCAAAAGTCAGAAACGCAGCAGTACAAGTATTATCCATGTATGCCGATAAAGAAATGCTACCTTTGTTCGAAAACTGCTTGAATGATAGGTCATATAATGTTTTTCGTAGTGCTATGCAAGCTATTATTACATTGGACCATGAAAAAGGATATGCTATTGCTAACCGATATCGTGAAGAGAAAAACCCTAATATCATAATTGCCGTAGCTAAAGCTATTGCCGAAAGTCAAAACCCTTCTGATTTTGAATGGATGGATACCCAAATGCGTAGATTGGCTAATGCAGGTGATGAAAACTGCTACTCTATGAGCGAAGCATACACACAGTATATTACCAAAGTAAAGTTAGAAGATAAAAGCAAAGCCATTGAAACCTTAAAATACATTATTGACAATAAAAAAACTTGGTGGACAAAAATTGCCGCAGTCAGTGCATTGACCAAATTCAAAAAAGAACCAGGCGTACAAGATTATCTCAATCAGTTAAGGAAAACAGAAAATAACTTTTACATTCAAATGATACTTTCACAATAAGTTTTATGAAGCGCAGAGATTTCGTAAAAAATACAGGGCTGCTATTGACTACCGCAGCCTTGACTGGCTATACTAATCACGTATTCGGAAAAACAAAGAAAGGTAAAATTCTAATTCTTGGAGCAGGATTTTCAGGTTTAGCCGCAGCCTATTTGCTTACCAAAAATGGCTATACAGTTACCTTGTTAGAAGCGCGGAGCAGGGCAGGTGGAAGAGTTTTTACTTATACCATTCACGATAATTTAACTGTAGAATTAGGCGCAGAGTGGGTAGGTGCTTCTCATGAACGACTACTGTCGTTATGTAGAGAATTCAGTTTATCCTTGCAAGAGCATAGATTCAAAGAAGAAACATTTACACATGGTAACCGCAGAAAACACGAATTTCAAAAAAACTGGGTACAAAAATACGAAGCACTGCTCACTGCATATCGTCAAATGAGTGAAAAAGAGAAACAAAAACTAGACAGTATAGATTGGTGGCGCTATTTAGTCAATAATGGTATTGATGAGGAAGATTTACTCGTAAAGGAACTTTTAGATAGCACAGATTTCGGAGAGAGCATTCGTTTCGTATCGGCAAATGCAGCTTTGAGCGAATACGCTGAATCTAGCCCTGACAACGAAATGGACTTCAAAATTACAGGTGGAAATAGCAAACTGACTGAAGCTTTTATTCAAAAGATAGGTCCTCAAAATATCAAACTAGAACATGTAATTACTAAAATTGAGCAAGGTAAATTTGGCGTAAAAGTTACCTGTAACAACAATGCTACGTTCATCGCAGACGTAGCTATTTGTACCTTACCTACGTATGCAATCTCTAAAATAGAATGGATACCTCCACTACCTGAAAATAAACAAAAAGCTATTCAATCTTTGCAATATGCACGAATATATAAAAATCAACTTCTTTTTGCAGAAAGATTTTGGCAGAGGGAGAATTTTGCTATGGTAACCGATTTATTGGGACATTACTTCTTTCACACTACCCAAAAGCAAAATCATTCTCACGGAGTTTTGACCTCTTACAGCACAGGTGATAAAGCTATGACCTTAGGTTCTTTAAGCGAATCTTTACGAAAAACTCTTTTAGAAAATGATGTAAATACCATGTTAGGTACAAACCAAAAAGTACAAAAATATGTAGGTTACTATTGGGGAAGCGATAAGTTTACGCAGGGTGCTTATGCGATATACGGAAAAGATCAGTGGTATACTATTCGCCCTGTGCTAAAAAAGCCTTTTGAAAATGTACTTTTTGCAGGTGAACATCTTGCGGATTGGCAAGGTTTTATGGAAG
Encoded proteins:
- a CDS encoding M1 family metallopeptidase, which produces MSNWSKLIIVFTFFSLVSVGGCSLFNKKDKAQKTQTVNLDTVEVGEQVSPWLPVSYPYRPANTKYFDLIHTKLEIKPDFTTETMPGVATITLKPHFYDQNTLVLDAKYMKINSVKVNGKTVSYTYDSLKIKINLDKTYSAEEQITVVIDYVSQPNRVPIKGSRAITSDKGLYFINAQGNEPNKPTQLWTQGETEAASCWFPTIDSPNQRSAHDIYLTVDKKYTTLSNGILVEQKEEGNWRTDHWQQKVPIAPYLFMIAVGEFYITKDKWRNIEVNYYLEKDYHPYAKAIFGDTPEMIEFFSNRLGVEYPWDKYHQIVVRDYVSGAMENVGAVIHGEFVQKDDRALLDEHPFDIIAHELFHHWFGDLVTCESWSNLPLNESFATYGEYLWREYKYGRMSADAHLEEDLLQYLQEAQSKREPLIRYHYDYREDMFDAHSYQKGGLVLHMLRHTVGDKAFFKALQLYLEKNKFKSVEIHDLRLAFEEVTGEDLNWFFDQWFLQRGHPEIIIQYGYDDNKKVAMVRLHQVQDERYFPKAYRLKSFVDMYFEQGKVKNRIPVDIFTRDTIVEIPCEKKPEYITFDPENTLLMHIREDYTNEDYRYILRHDPTFRNRFNAMRHLDLSEYEAAEPEIFMTLSDSTSEELRYQAIHEYAFEKDGKTFVYKGKNKDNVIAKLKEIAQKDKSAKVRNAAVQVLSMYADKEMLPLFENCLNDRSYNVFRSAMQAIITLDHEKGYAIANRYREEKNPNIIIAVAKAIAESQNPSDFEWMDTQMRRLANAGDENCYSMSEAYTQYITKVKLEDKSKAIETLKYIIDNKKTWWTKIAAVSALTKFKKEPGVQDYLNQLRKTENNFYIQMILSQ
- a CDS encoding FAD-dependent oxidoreductase — its product is MKRRDFVKNTGLLLTTAALTGYTNHVFGKTKKGKILILGAGFSGLAAAYLLTKNGYTVTLLEARSRAGGRVFTYTIHDNLTVELGAEWVGASHERLLSLCREFSLSLQEHRFKEETFTHGNRRKHEFQKNWVQKYEALLTAYRQMSEKEKQKLDSIDWWRYLVNNGIDEEDLLVKELLDSTDFGESIRFVSANAALSEYAESSPDNEMDFKITGGNSKLTEAFIQKIGPQNIKLEHVITKIEQGKFGVKVTCNNNATFIADVAICTLPTYAISKIEWIPPLPENKQKAIQSLQYARIYKNQLLFAERFWQRENFAMVTDLLGHYFFHTTQKQNHSHGVLTSYSTGDKAMTLGSLSESLRKTLLENDVNTMLGTNQKVQKYVGYYWGSDKFTQGAYAIYGKDQWYTIRPVLKKPFENVLFAGEHLADWQGFMEGAINTGEEAAQDILN